In Streptomyces longhuiensis, the following proteins share a genomic window:
- a CDS encoding mechanosensitive ion channel family protein, protein MILSVLSASDPASDPTTLKDAQEQATNAASWVEQNWSTWLGIGLRILLIVVIAAVLRVAIRRAITKLIERMNRTAQAVDGTALGGLLVNVERRRQRSHAIGSVLRSVASFVILGTAALMILGTFQINLAPLLASAGVAGVAIGFGARNLVTDFLSGVFMILEDQYGVGDSIDAGVASGEVIEVGLRVTKLRGADGEIWYVRNGEVKRIGNLSQGWATASVDVTVRSDEDLVKVKETLAEVGVAMSKDEPWNEMLWGPVEVLGLDSVLLDSMVVGVSAKTMPGKSLTVQRELRWRIKLAFDEAGIRIVGRLPLQAADEVVADPTAGISAPSAYASSTSPQSLAASPITPPNLSK, encoded by the coding sequence GTGATCTTGTCCGTCCTGTCGGCGTCCGACCCCGCCTCGGATCCGACCACACTCAAGGACGCCCAGGAGCAGGCCACCAACGCAGCCAGCTGGGTCGAGCAGAACTGGTCCACCTGGCTGGGTATCGGCCTGCGCATCCTGCTCATCGTCGTGATCGCAGCGGTTCTGAGAGTGGCGATCCGGCGGGCCATCACCAAGCTCATCGAACGCATGAACCGCACGGCGCAGGCCGTGGACGGCACGGCGCTCGGGGGCCTGCTGGTCAACGTGGAGCGCCGCCGCCAGCGCTCGCACGCCATCGGCAGCGTGCTGCGCTCGGTCGCCTCGTTCGTGATCCTCGGCACAGCCGCCCTGATGATCCTCGGCACGTTCCAGATCAATCTGGCCCCGCTGCTCGCCTCGGCGGGCGTCGCGGGTGTGGCGATCGGCTTCGGCGCCCGCAACCTCGTCACGGACTTCCTGTCCGGCGTCTTCATGATCCTCGAGGACCAGTATGGCGTCGGGGACAGCATCGACGCGGGCGTCGCCTCGGGCGAGGTGATCGAGGTCGGCCTGCGCGTCACCAAGCTGCGGGGCGCCGACGGCGAGATCTGGTACGTCCGCAACGGCGAGGTCAAGCGCATCGGCAACCTCTCGCAGGGCTGGGCCACCGCGAGTGTCGACGTCACCGTCCGCTCGGACGAGGACCTGGTCAAGGTCAAGGAGACCCTGGCCGAGGTCGGCGTCGCCATGAGCAAGGACGAGCCCTGGAACGAGATGCTGTGGGGCCCGGTCGAGGTCCTCGGCCTGGACAGCGTGCTCCTCGACTCCATGGTCGTGGGCGTCTCGGCGAAGACCATGCCCGGCAAGTCCCTCACCGTGCAGCGCGAGCTGCGCTGGCGTATCAAGCTGGCCTTCGACGAGGCCGGGATCCGCATCGTGGGCCGACTGCCCCTGCAGGCCGCCGACGAGGTCGTCGCCGACCCGACGGCCGGCATCTCGGCGCCGTCCGCCTACGCGTCGAGCACGTCCCCGCAGTCCCTCGCGGCGTCCCCGATCACGCCGCCGAACCTGTCGAAGTAA
- a CDS encoding HNH endonuclease codes for MPHVLVLNASYEPLGVVPLRRALVLVLENKAMCLEESGAYMHSATCTVPAPSVVRLKRFVRVPYRGPVPLTRRALFARDGGRCMYCGGVATSVDHVIPKSRGGQHAWENVVASCRRCNHVKADRHLVEIGWRLRHKPAPPTGLAWRIIGTGHRDPRWLPYLQPFGADEALARIEGISA; via the coding sequence GTGCCGCATGTCCTGGTCCTCAACGCGTCGTACGAGCCACTCGGCGTCGTACCGCTCCGCCGCGCGCTCGTTCTGGTCCTCGAGAACAAGGCCATGTGCCTCGAGGAGTCCGGCGCCTATATGCACAGCGCAACCTGTACTGTCCCCGCGCCCAGCGTGGTCCGCCTCAAGCGGTTCGTCCGGGTCCCTTACAGGGGGCCCGTTCCTCTGACCCGGCGGGCGCTGTTCGCCAGGGACGGCGGGCGGTGCATGTACTGCGGTGGCGTCGCAACCAGCGTCGACCACGTCATTCCCAAGAGCCGCGGCGGCCAGCACGCGTGGGAGAACGTGGTCGCGTCCTGCCGCCGCTGCAACCACGTCAAGGCCGACCGTCACCTGGTCGAGATCGGCTGGCGCCTGCGGCACAAGCCGGCCCCGCCGACCGGGCTCGCCTGGCGCATCATCGGGACCGGGCATAGGGATCCGCGCTGGCTGCCGTACTTGCAGCCGTTCGGCGCGGACGAGGCACTGGCCCGGATCGAAGGCATTTCCGCCTGA
- a CDS encoding ABC transporter ATP-binding protein encodes MSTIRVTGLTVRHRKTPAPALDEVDLGFGPGVHGLLGPNGAGKTSLIRVLATVAEPTGGRVEMLGGDLRKPRERSAARRRLGYLPQHFGYYPGFTVREFVAYVAWLKEMPAALTPDAVERAVERVGLTDRIDAKIKNLSGGMVRRVGIAQAIVNDPLVLLLDEPTAGLDPEQRVEFRSLLRELGLGATVIVSTHLVEDVAAACTQVTLIEAGRIAYRGTPGSLAALGADGDEADGNATERGYTAALRGHRAAAAGAGR; translated from the coding sequence GTGAGCACGATTCGAGTGACCGGACTGACCGTCCGTCACCGCAAGACCCCGGCCCCCGCGCTCGACGAAGTCGACCTCGGTTTCGGCCCCGGCGTCCACGGGCTCCTCGGCCCGAACGGCGCGGGCAAGACCTCCCTCATCCGGGTGCTCGCCACCGTCGCCGAACCCACCGGCGGCCGGGTGGAGATGCTCGGCGGCGACCTGCGCAAGCCGCGCGAGCGCAGCGCGGCCCGCCGCCGACTCGGTTATCTGCCGCAGCACTTCGGCTACTACCCCGGCTTCACCGTGCGCGAGTTCGTCGCGTACGTCGCCTGGCTGAAGGAGATGCCCGCCGCGCTCACGCCCGACGCGGTCGAGCGGGCCGTCGAGCGCGTCGGCCTGACGGACCGCATCGACGCGAAGATCAAGAACCTGTCGGGCGGCATGGTGCGCCGCGTCGGCATCGCGCAGGCCATCGTGAACGACCCGTTGGTGCTCCTCCTCGACGAGCCGACCGCCGGCCTCGACCCCGAGCAGCGGGTCGAATTCCGTTCACTGTTGCGTGAGTTGGGGCTGGGGGCCACCGTCATCGTGTCCACCCATCTCGTGGAGGACGTCGCGGCGGCCTGCACCCAGGTGACGCTGATCGAGGCCGGCCGGATCGCCTACCGCGGCACCCCCGGCTCCCTCGCCGCCCTCGGCGCGGACGGCGACGAAGCCGACGGCAACGCCACCGAACGCGGCTACACGGCCGCCCTCCGGGGCCATCGCGCGGCCGCGGCCGGAGCGGGCCGATGA
- a CDS encoding zf-HC2 domain-containing protein has translation MSGERHGSAWHVGEELAARYADGLLTETDDWSVEKHLESCGACASRVSRAVRAGTAGAELAEIRAAVLGDIRAASPAGVKEAASPRAHSLPTGTRRPRRGRLLWAAGPALRGPWTLALLLVAAGAVGLGKAGGYEAARPLLLALAPVLPVAGIALSYGRHADPAYELAATSPSGGLRLLLTRAAAVLAVCVPLLTVAGLLLPGTLSAGHGGPVPYETRVPGAAAWLLPGLALTLASLALTAFLGCRTATLLVGGGWLLALVVPTVAGGDGPGRLTERLTEQISLYFDGAAAQTGWAAAIALSGAVLAVRRSSYDHLEKA, from the coding sequence ATGAGCGGCGAACGGCACGGATCGGCCTGGCACGTCGGCGAGGAACTCGCCGCGCGCTACGCGGACGGGCTCCTGACCGAGACGGACGACTGGTCCGTGGAGAAGCATCTGGAGAGCTGCGGGGCGTGCGCCTCGCGGGTGTCCCGGGCGGTACGGGCCGGGACCGCCGGGGCCGAACTGGCGGAGATCCGCGCGGCCGTGCTCGGGGACATCCGCGCGGCGTCGCCGGCCGGCGTCAAGGAGGCCGCGTCACCACGGGCCCACTCGCTGCCGACGGGGACCCGGCGCCCGCGGCGCGGGCGACTCCTGTGGGCCGCCGGACCGGCGCTGCGCGGCCCCTGGACCCTGGCCCTGCTGCTCGTCGCCGCGGGGGCCGTCGGGCTGGGGAAGGCCGGAGGGTACGAAGCCGCCCGGCCTCTGCTGCTCGCCCTGGCCCCCGTGCTGCCGGTCGCCGGGATCGCCCTGTCCTACGGGCGGCACGCGGACCCGGCGTACGAGCTCGCCGCCACCTCACCGTCGGGGGGACTGCGGCTGCTCCTGACGCGCGCGGCCGCCGTCCTCGCCGTCTGCGTCCCGCTGCTCACCGTGGCGGGGCTCCTGCTGCCCGGCACGTTGAGCGCGGGCCACGGCGGGCCCGTCCCGTACGAGACGCGGGTGCCCGGCGCCGCCGCCTGGCTGCTGCCGGGACTGGCCCTGACCCTCGCGTCGCTGGCGCTCACCGCGTTCCTCGGCTGCCGCACCGCGACCCTCCTCGTCGGCGGCGGCTGGCTGCTCGCGCTCGTGGTGCCCACGGTCGCCGGTGGCGACGGTCCCGGCCGCCTCACGGAACGGCTCACCGAACAGATCTCCCTCTACTTCGACGGAGCGGCGGCACAAACGGGCTGGGCGGCCGCCATAGCGCTGTCCGGCGCCGTCCTCGCCGTCCGCCGCTCCTCATACGACCACTTGGAGAAGGCGTGA
- a CDS encoding RNA polymerase sigma factor, with the protein MGGQGDDDSDAALLRAVAGGDSAAMAVLYDRHAGWLHARLSRRCADPEVVREVLQDTFVTVWRSAASHRGAEAGGWLWVIAARRLVDARRVQERTEQIAYAPTADVPSVEEHVLDGLEYGDVGTALGRISPELREVLRATVVDGLTTREAARLLGIPEGTVKTRAMRARRELRIALGQLTPMGGTA; encoded by the coding sequence ATGGGGGGCCAGGGAGACGACGACTCGGACGCGGCGTTGCTGCGCGCCGTCGCCGGCGGGGACTCCGCCGCGATGGCCGTGCTCTACGACCGGCACGCCGGATGGCTGCACGCGCGGCTCAGCCGGCGGTGCGCGGATCCCGAAGTCGTCCGCGAAGTACTGCAGGACACCTTCGTCACCGTGTGGCGCTCCGCCGCCTCGCACCGGGGCGCGGAGGCCGGCGGCTGGCTCTGGGTGATCGCCGCCCGCAGGCTCGTCGACGCACGACGGGTCCAGGAACGGACCGAACAGATCGCCTACGCGCCCACGGCCGACGTCCCCTCCGTGGAGGAGCACGTGCTCGACGGGCTGGAGTACGGCGACGTGGGCACCGCGCTCGGCCGCATCTCACCCGAGTTGCGCGAAGTGCTGCGTGCCACGGTCGTCGACGGTCTGACCACCCGTGAGGCCGCCCGCCTGCTCGGCATACCGGAAGGCACCGTGAAGACCCGGGCGATGCGGGCGCGGCGTGAACTGCGCATCGCGCTGGGCCAGTTGACGCCGATGGGAGGAACCGCATGA
- a CDS encoding ROK family transcriptional regulator, which translates to MAGTTPGTPGTPSVLRAMNDRAALDLLVAHGPLTRTRIGELTGLSKPTTSQLLSRLEAVGLVRTTGSQTGRPGPNAVLYEINPGAAHIVAVSADPTGITAVVADIAGAERGRCRIEAVAVADDVRNRTAQLVAEAFDGALRMAGLGHADITATVIGTPGAIDPHTGQLRYAPHLPGWHSRTLLAELAEVLGTPVSIDNDVNLAAIAEQYEGAAQDHDDFVLAYVDEGVGAAIVLGGVLLRGATGGAGEIGYMPLPGAPLARGGEEEIAGEDAGGGFQSLVAAPAVRLLAGGAKDLGEALADPAVLDEVARRLATGLAAVVAVVDPELVVLSGQVAQAGGEALRVRVERELTGLALPRPQLRISDLDDDPILTGALRSALTQARDIVFDTSHV; encoded by the coding sequence ATGGCCGGTACGACCCCGGGAACGCCCGGTACCCCGAGCGTCCTGCGCGCCATGAACGACCGGGCGGCCCTCGACCTCCTCGTCGCGCACGGCCCGCTGACCCGCACCCGGATCGGGGAGCTGACGGGTCTGTCCAAGCCCACCACCTCCCAGTTGCTCAGCCGGCTGGAAGCGGTGGGCCTGGTGCGCACCACGGGCAGCCAGACCGGCCGGCCCGGACCGAACGCCGTGCTGTACGAGATCAACCCCGGCGCCGCCCACATCGTGGCCGTCTCCGCGGACCCCACCGGGATCACCGCCGTGGTCGCCGACATCGCCGGAGCCGAACGCGGCCGCTGCCGTATCGAGGCCGTCGCCGTCGCCGACGACGTGCGCAACCGCACCGCCCAGCTCGTCGCCGAGGCCTTCGACGGCGCCCTGCGGATGGCCGGACTCGGCCACGCCGACATCACGGCCACCGTGATCGGCACCCCCGGCGCCATCGACCCGCACACCGGACAGCTCCGGTACGCCCCGCACCTGCCGGGCTGGCACTCGCGCACCCTGCTCGCCGAGCTCGCCGAGGTCCTCGGCACCCCTGTCTCCATCGATAACGACGTCAATCTCGCCGCCATCGCCGAGCAGTACGAGGGCGCGGCGCAGGACCACGACGACTTCGTGCTGGCCTACGTCGACGAGGGTGTCGGCGCGGCGATCGTGCTCGGCGGCGTGCTCCTGCGGGGCGCGACCGGCGGCGCGGGCGAGATCGGCTACATGCCGCTGCCCGGCGCCCCGCTGGCGCGCGGCGGCGAGGAGGAGATCGCCGGCGAGGACGCGGGGGGCGGGTTCCAGAGTCTGGTCGCCGCGCCCGCCGTGCGGCTGCTGGCCGGGGGCGCCAAGGACCTCGGCGAGGCCCTCGCCGACCCCGCCGTGCTCGACGAGGTGGCCCGCCGCCTGGCCACCGGGCTCGCCGCCGTCGTCGCCGTCGTCGACCCCGAACTCGTCGTCCTGTCGGGCCAGGTGGCCCAGGCCGGCGGCGAGGCGCTGCGCGTCCGCGTCGAACGCGAACTCACCGGGCTCGCCCTGCCGCGGCCCCAGCTGCGCATCAGCGATCTCGACGACGACCCGATCCTCACCGGTGCCCTGCGCTCGGCGCTCACCCAGGCCCGCGACATCGTCTTCGACACCAGCCACGTCTGA
- a CDS encoding ABC transporter substrate-binding protein → MPRWRIPLRAPMALAAAGLLLSGCANPSVGSADDDPTKPVTLKFWHGWSAPGEVKAINNSIARFEKLHPNIRVESTGNVTDATINQALRAGGDEAPDVVTSFTTNNVGQYCDSGMWADLDPFMRKSGLDKSKVFPKTLLDYTSYEGDQCALPLLADAYGMYYNKDAFKEAGISRPPRTMSEFEADARKLTKRAGNSYRRVGFMPNFRLYQNSPDRLFAQWGPTYFDAKGDSRLAKDPSTYKFFDTAHKLVEAQGGYNALERFRTSFGDEMSTQNAFMSGKLAMHLDGEWRGLMMNEAKVGFDWGVAPLPVPDDQAETYGRGYLTGTVAGIAHSSRHQNAAWELVKFLTSDTDQVVSFANAIHNVPSTFAALKSPKLDADPTFRTFLGIAQNKYSQVMPPSTNGGMYVTSLQDFSYSVEAGKVHDLKKGLRELDRQIDADTLQSKS, encoded by the coding sequence ATGCCGCGATGGCGTATTCCCCTGCGTGCGCCCATGGCGCTCGCCGCGGCCGGACTGTTGCTGTCCGGCTGCGCCAACCCGAGCGTCGGCAGCGCCGACGACGACCCGACGAAGCCCGTGACGCTGAAGTTCTGGCACGGCTGGTCGGCTCCCGGCGAGGTGAAGGCGATCAACAACTCGATCGCCCGCTTCGAGAAGCTCCACCCGAACATCAGGGTGGAGTCCACCGGGAACGTCACGGACGCCACCATCAACCAGGCACTGCGGGCCGGCGGCGACGAGGCACCCGACGTGGTGACCTCGTTCACCACCAACAACGTCGGCCAGTACTGCGACTCCGGGATGTGGGCGGACCTCGACCCGTTCATGCGCAAGAGCGGCCTGGACAAGTCGAAGGTCTTCCCCAAGACCCTGCTGGACTACACGAGTTACGAGGGCGACCAGTGCGCCCTTCCGCTGCTCGCCGACGCGTACGGGATGTACTACAACAAGGACGCGTTCAAGGAGGCGGGCATCAGCCGGCCGCCGCGGACCATGTCCGAGTTCGAGGCCGACGCCAGGAAGCTCACGAAGCGCGCGGGCAACTCCTACCGGCGCGTCGGTTTCATGCCGAACTTCCGCCTGTACCAGAACAGCCCCGACCGGCTCTTCGCCCAGTGGGGCCCCACCTACTTCGACGCCAAGGGCGACTCGCGGCTCGCGAAGGACCCGTCGACGTACAAGTTCTTCGACACCGCCCACAAGCTCGTCGAGGCGCAGGGCGGATACAACGCCCTGGAGCGCTTCCGCACGTCCTTCGGTGACGAGATGTCCACGCAGAACGCGTTCATGAGCGGCAAGCTGGCGATGCACCTCGACGGCGAGTGGCGCGGCCTGATGATGAACGAGGCCAAGGTCGGCTTCGACTGGGGCGTGGCACCGCTGCCGGTCCCCGACGACCAGGCCGAGACGTACGGGCGCGGCTATCTCACCGGCACCGTCGCGGGCATCGCGCACAGCAGCAGGCATCAGAACGCGGCCTGGGAGCTGGTGAAGTTCCTGACCTCCGACACCGATCAGGTCGTCAGCTTCGCCAACGCGATCCACAACGTGCCGTCCACGTTCGCCGCCCTCAAGTCGCCGAAGCTGGACGCCGATCCGACGTTCCGCACCTTCCTGGGCATCGCGCAGAACAAGTACAGCCAGGTCATGCCGCCCTCCACCAACGGCGGCATGTACGTGACCTCGCTGCAGGACTTCTCGTACTCGGTCGAGGCGGGCAAGGTCCACGACCTCAAGAAGGGGTTGCGCGAGCTCGACCGGCAGATCGACGCCGACACCCTTCAGTCGAAGAGCTGA